The following are encoded in a window of Flavobacteriales bacterium genomic DNA:
- a CDS encoding DUF479 domain-containing protein, giving the protein MNFLGHLYLSGDDPLIIVGNFMADAVKGRDLSHHPEGIQRGIRLHRAIDVATDAHPMHRVGRERVRAHAGRYAGVVMDLFYDHLLAIDWQEHHPEPLEAFSARMYRLLEAHHHLLPQRTREMLPWMMRGDWLTSYATLGGIGRALDGLSRRAPQGASMQGAETVLADHFQDYRAEFGTFLHDLRMTVQGS; this is encoded by the coding sequence ATGAACTTTCTCGGGCACCTCTATCTCTCGGGCGATGACCCTTTGATCATCGTGGGGAATTTCATGGCCGATGCGGTGAAAGGACGTGATCTCTCGCACCATCCGGAAGGCATCCAGCGGGGCATCAGACTGCACCGCGCCATCGACGTGGCCACCGACGCGCATCCCATGCACCGCGTGGGACGGGAGCGGGTGCGTGCACATGCCGGCCGCTATGCCGGTGTGGTGATGGACCTGTTCTACGACCACCTGCTCGCCATTGATTGGCAGGAACATCACCCCGAGCCGTTGGAGGCATTCAGCGCGCGGATGTACAGGTTGCTGGAGGCCCATCACCACCTGCTTCCGCAGCGCACCCGCGAGATGCTGCCTTGGATGATGCGCGGCGACTGGCTCACTTCCTATGCCACCCTCGGGGGCATCGGCAGGGCGCTGGATGGTCTTTCGCGCCGGGCGCCCCAAGGGGCCTCCATGCAGGGGGCGGAGACCGTTCTGGCCGATCATTTTCAGGACTATAGGGCCGAGTTCGGCACTTTCCTCCATGATCTGCGTATGACCGTGCAGGGATCATGA
- a CDS encoding histidine kinase, with amino-acid sequence MRYYITQVAGWGAYVGLFALWNYFSGQLTRELLIVMALVFLTGLAISHGFRHLILRYGWLRRDLGHVLPRLVATSLLLGMAAFLLQGAAHDLLVTGYPPMLSLDPMRVFGNVLNWMVLLLIWSLAYFAYTYFVRNRREEIRILRLETANRESQLGNLRAQMNPHFMFNALNGIRALIDEDPDQAKRAITQLSAILRNAMSSIKRKVVPLGEEIDIVKAYLALEAMRYEERLRTSIEVPAELDRQPVPPMLLQTLVENAVRHGVANLPQGGDLHIGAERRGDDLVLTVRNSGHYTPGKVNGTGIGLRNTRRRLEMIYNGRARMEIANRGGMVVTEVVVPLNGDG; translated from the coding sequence ATGCGCTACTACATCACCCAGGTGGCGGGCTGGGGCGCTTATGTCGGTCTGTTCGCGCTGTGGAACTACTTCAGTGGACAGCTCACGCGCGAGTTGCTCATCGTGATGGCCCTTGTCTTCCTCACGGGTCTGGCCATCAGCCATGGCTTCCGCCATTTGATCCTGCGTTATGGCTGGCTGCGCCGCGACCTGGGCCATGTGCTGCCCCGCCTGGTGGCCACCAGCCTGCTGCTCGGCATGGCGGCCTTTCTCCTGCAGGGTGCGGCGCACGACCTGCTCGTCACGGGCTATCCGCCCATGCTGTCGCTGGACCCGATGCGGGTCTTCGGCAATGTGCTCAACTGGATGGTGCTGCTGCTGATCTGGTCCCTGGCCTACTTCGCCTACACCTACTTCGTGCGCAACAGGCGCGAGGAGATCCGCATCCTGCGCCTGGAGACCGCCAACCGAGAAAGCCAGCTCGGCAACCTGCGCGCGCAGATGAACCCGCACTTCATGTTCAACGCGCTCAACGGCATCCGCGCATTGATCGACGAGGACCCCGACCAGGCCAAGCGCGCCATCACGCAACTCAGCGCCATCCTGCGCAACGCCATGAGCAGCATCAAGCGCAAGGTGGTGCCGCTGGGCGAGGAGATCGACATCGTGAAGGCCTATCTGGCGCTGGAGGCCATGCGCTACGAGGAACGGTTGCGCACGAGCATCGAGGTGCCGGCGGAACTGGATCGGCAACCGGTGCCGCCCATGCTGTTGCAGACCCTGGTGGAGAACGCCGTGCGCCATGGCGTGGCCAACCTGCCACAAGGTGGCGACCTGCACATCGGTGCCGAACGCCGTGGAGACGACCTGGTGCTCACCGTGCGCAACAGCGGACATTACACGCCGGGCAAAGTGAACGGCACGGGCATCGGGCTGCGCAACACGCGCCGCCGCCTGGAAATGATATACAACGGCCGGGCACGGATGGAGATCGCCAACCGCGGGGGCATGGTCGTCACCGAAGTGGTGGTGCCCTTGAATGGGGATGGATGA
- a CDS encoding response regulator transcription factor encodes MKALIIDDERLARKELAGLLEKHPHVQVVGEAANADEAEKLIAELKPDLLFLDINMPGRSGFELLESLEQAPQVVFVTAYDEHALKAFEVNALDYLLKPIDPERLEAAIGKLRESNEQVAGARDVLREDDQIFLKDGEKCWFVTLKDVRWFESEGNYVRVRFNEHKPLVLRSLNKLEERLDPHVFFRANRKHIINLRWVDRIEPWFNNGLMVKLRSNDRHGQPEQIEVSRRQAARFKELMSL; translated from the coding sequence ATGAAAGCACTGATCATCGACGACGAACGGCTCGCACGCAAGGAATTGGCGGGCCTGCTGGAGAAGCACCCGCATGTGCAGGTGGTGGGCGAAGCGGCCAACGCCGACGAAGCCGAGAAGCTCATCGCCGAGCTGAAGCCCGACCTGCTGTTCCTGGACATCAACATGCCGGGGCGCAGCGGTTTCGAACTGCTGGAAAGCCTGGAGCAGGCGCCCCAGGTGGTGTTCGTCACGGCCTACGACGAGCACGCGCTGAAAGCCTTCGAGGTGAACGCCCTGGACTATCTGCTGAAACCGATCGACCCCGAGCGGTTGGAGGCGGCGATCGGCAAACTGCGCGAATCGAACGAACAGGTGGCCGGCGCGCGCGACGTGTTGCGCGAGGATGACCAGATCTTCCTGAAGGACGGCGAAAAATGCTGGTTCGTGACGTTGAAGGACGTACGCTGGTTCGAGAGCGAGGGCAACTACGTGCGCGTGCGTTTCAACGAGCACAAGCCACTGGTGCTCCGCTCGCTCAACAAACTGGAGGAGCGGCTGGACCCGCATGTCTTCTTCCGCGCCAACCGCAAGCACATCATCAACCTGCGCTGGGTGGACAGGATCGAGCCGTGGTTCAACAACGGCCTGATGGTGAAGCTGCGCAGCAACGACCGCCACGGCCAGCCCGAGCAGATCGAGGTCTCCCGCCGGCAGGCCGCACGCTTCAAGGAGCTGATGAGCCTGTGA
- a CDS encoding OmpH family outer membrane protein, translating to MSNNTTRLLIIWNVVLTALAGWALFRPASPAEPQASPEPTPPVVVQRDSTALKDAHIAYFFMDSLQQRYALVKEQGDRLRAEGRRLETNLQSEMSKAQSRYQALMGKDHTYSTQAEIQKDEEELQSLMGRIQELQSRSEQQLARMEVDMLSSISLEIEGFLEEYNRAAGFDYIFSVQNGGQIWVGNPDLDITDEVIAGLNARHAANKKADRK from the coding sequence ATGTCCAACAACACCACCCGCCTGCTCATCATCTGGAATGTGGTCCTGACGGCCCTGGCCGGTTGGGCCTTGTTCCGCCCCGCATCCCCTGCCGAGCCCCAGGCCAGCCCGGAGCCAACGCCACCGGTGGTGGTGCAGCGCGACAGCACCGCACTCAAGGACGCGCACATCGCCTACTTCTTCATGGACAGCCTGCAACAACGGTATGCCCTGGTGAAGGAACAGGGCGACAGGCTCCGCGCGGAAGGACGTCGTTTGGAAACGAATCTGCAGAGCGAGATGTCCAAGGCACAGAGCCGCTACCAGGCGCTGATGGGCAAGGACCACACCTACAGCACGCAGGCCGAGATCCAGAAGGACGAGGAGGAGCTCCAATCGCTCATGGGCCGCATCCAGGAACTGCAGTCCCGCAGTGAGCAGCAGCTCGCCCGCATGGAGGTGGACATGCTCAGCAGCATCTCGCTGGAGATCGAGGGATTCCTCGAAGAGTACAACCGTGCGGCGGGCTTCGACTACATCTTCAGCGTGCAGAACGGCGGCCAGATCTGGGTGGGCAACCCGGACCTGGACATCACCGATGAGGTCATCGCCGGATTGAATGCACGGCATGCCGCGAACAAGAAGGCCGACCGCAAGTGA
- a CDS encoding DUF4924 family protein yields MDMDPLGWRRRNDITGYVIAMWHLEDLLRAHRFDLRAVEETLIPAAEHEAKRAALRTWYAGLMDQMLEEGLREKGHLQEVQGIVQELEYLHRTLIDVVEDEAHRALLEAATPGLEALRRAGSVQGGPILSCFTAVYGVMLLQAQGKPVSDPTAEAEGHMRRLLEDLGRHYHRIHMLPGVSMN; encoded by the coding sequence ATGGACATGGATCCCCTGGGCTGGCGCAGACGCAACGACATCACGGGCTACGTGATCGCCATGTGGCACCTGGAGGACCTGTTGCGCGCCCACCGCTTCGACCTGCGCGCCGTGGAGGAGACCTTGATACCCGCCGCGGAGCATGAAGCGAAGCGCGCCGCGCTGCGCACCTGGTACGCTGGGCTGATGGACCAGATGCTGGAGGAGGGCCTGCGTGAGAAGGGTCACCTGCAGGAGGTGCAGGGCATCGTGCAGGAACTCGAATATCTGCACCGCACACTGATCGATGTGGTCGAGGACGAAGCGCACCGCGCGCTGCTGGAGGCCGCCACACCGGGCCTGGAGGCCCTGCGCAGGGCCGGCAGTGTGCAGGGCGGCCCGATCCTGAGCTGCTTCACCGCCGTGTACGGTGTGATGCTGCTGCAGGCCCAGGGCAAACCAGTGAGCGACCCCACCGCGGAGGCCGAGGGCCATATGCGAAGGCTGCTGGAGGACCTTGGCCGCCACTACCACCGCATCCACATGCTTCCCGGCGTGTCGATGAATTGA